One Marasmius oreades isolate 03SP1 chromosome 2, whole genome shotgun sequence DNA segment encodes these proteins:
- a CDS encoding uncharacterized protein (BUSCO:EOG09261S0S) yields MSFTFNWPRFSDQFHYDAIQMLNNALNKGNKPPVIADKIEVVELEMGTQPPELEIMEIGELTMDQFRGIFRLTYTGDAHLVLKTKVQANPLNHKQPDIHLLTGNHKGMLAARQPLVVPMLLRLSHIKLRAIVVLVVSKQKGITLVFKTDPLQNVDINSTFDSIAVIQKFIQKEIEGQLRQMFREDLPGIIHRLSQQWVKAKVEAPYLSKRPPPPVRVATVPAPLSFRNVTGVPLAENGPLHLANKPSLESRAFRRAPMARSSYSATSSMSVPLSGTKSLPTTPIGSKATPQEVHEGFFPDLENFDPTYGLRPEGLPTKSLFKGFSGLFTPNLGLADLAEERSEDEETAVYDYDDSSTYDMVDWDGGFSLPHTDSSMEPEKQQHIEYETLPAVGGGTIIKPRIMHSQSMLQTDTSLSLPRRTTRMSRSHDSIASPPRPLPPHPNLQRSNSLYNPYFPESAASIVGGLGLRTPTGYQGSPLPTSQTLPDFVQGASGRRSFTPDSLEAQQSYSNSSGENTRLMTPPENESLPIRRIHPHHISSRRSSVSSTGNRAFSLSPTTGNFADVVPTDIGDPTPKIVLRPSFLNTTLTKFTTLSHSNHTLSPYTRSLEHFTVRSVPPRYSGGLSGSSASLERQPVKAKRKRIFYLGGKKPAADPEPPLSTPSTSQQVESDLPSTHSTIAGSDFDMSDMDRYFRAATDIHANPQQPHPNLAPYTGSPNIHPRHFRLRSSYVHPE; encoded by the exons ATGTCTTTCACCTTCAACTGGCCTCGTTTCTCGGACCAGTTTCATTACGATGCCATCCAAATGCTCAACAACGCCCTCAATAAGGGCAATAAACCTCCGGTCATAGCCGATAAGATCGAAGTCGTTGAGCTCGAAATGGGTACACAG CCGCCCGAATTGGAGATTATGGAGATAGGTGAATTGACGATGGACCAGTTTCGGGGGATATTCCGTCTTACATATACTGGGGATGCACATCTCGTGCTCAAGACTAAAGTACAG GCGAATCCTTTGAACCACAAACAGCCAGATATTCACCTTTTGACGGGCAATCACAAAGGCATGCTTGCAGCCCGCCAACCCCTTGTCGTTCCGATGCTTCTTCGACTATCGCACATCAAACTACGAGCTATCGTCGTGTTAGTTGTCTCTAAACAAAAAGGAATAACTCTCGTGTTCAAGACAGACCCGCTTCAGAACGTTGACATCAACAGTACCTTTGATTCCATTGCCGTCATACAGAAATTCATTCAGAAAGAGATCGAGGGGCAATTGCGACAGATGTTTAGGGAAGATTTACCAGGAATCATCCACAGACTGAGCCAACAATGGGTGAAGGCCAAAGTTGAAGCACCATATCTATCGAAACGTCCCCCACCTCCCGTTAGAGTTGCGACTGTCCCCGCTCCTCTATCATTTCGCAATGTTACTGGTGTTCCGTTGGCTGAAAACGGGCCACTTCACCTCGCAAACAAACCTTCGTTGGAATCAAGAGCCTTCCGTCGAGCACCAATGGCCCGCTCTTCCTATTCCGCTACTTCCAGCATGAGTGTCCCCCTGTCCGGCACCAAGTCATTACCCACTACACCAATCGGAAGTAAAGCTACGCCGCAGGAAGTACACGAAGGTTTCTTCCCGGACCTGGAAAACTTTGACCCGACCTACGGTTTACGTCCTGAGGGTCTTCCAACGAAGAGTCTATTCAAAGGATTCAGCGGACTCTTCACACCTAACCTGGGCCTAGCGGATCTAGCAGAGGAGCGAAGTGAGGACGAGGAAACAGCGGTGTATGACTATGACGATTCTTCGACATATGACATGGTTGATTGGGATGGAGGTTTCAGTCTTCCTCATACCGACAGCTCGATGGAACCAGAAAAACAACAGCACATTGAATACGAAACCCTTCCTGCTGTCGGAGGTGGAACAATTATCAAACCAAGAATCATGCATTCACAATCAATGCTACAAACAGATACATCGTTAAGTCTACCTCGAAGAACTACTCGAATGTCACGGTCTCATGATAGCATTGCCTCACCTCCACGCCCTTTACCTCCTCATCCAAACCTGCAACGATCGAATTCCCTCTACAATCCCTACTTCCCAGAATCAGCAGCAAGTATTGTTGGTGGCCTCGGCTTGCGTACGCCTACCGGTTACCAAGGCTCCCCTCTTCCTACTTCCCAGACACTACCAGACTTCGTGCAAGGTGCCAGTGGTCGTCGTTCGTTCACACCAGATAGTTTGGAAGCACAGCAATCATATTCCAATTCGAGTGGTGAAAATACAAGACTGATGACCCCTCCCGAAAATGAATCTCTTCCCATACGCCGCATACACCCACACCATATATCCTCTCGGAGATCCTCTGTATCCTCCACCGGAAACCGAGCCTTTTCATTGTCCCCAACCACCGGcaattttgctgatgttgtACCAACCGATATAGGCGATCCCACACCGAAGATTGTCCTtcgtccttccttccttaatACCACCCTTACTAAATTCACCACTCTTAGCCATTCCAACCATACCCTGTCACCCTACACACGATCTCTGGAGCACTTCACGGTACGAAGTGTCCCACCACGTTACTCTGGCGGTTTATCAGGTTCTTCTGCGTCGCTAGAACGTCAGCCGGTCAAGGCGAAACGCAAGCGTATTTTTTATTTAGGTGGGAAAAAGCCTGCAGCAGATCCAGAGCCACCGCTTTCCACCCCAAGTACCTCTCAACAAGTAGAAAGTGACTTACCTAGTACACATAGCACCATAGCCGGTTCCGACTTTGACATGTCGGACATGGACCGTTACTTTCGCGCTGCCACAGATATCCACGCCAATCCGCAACAACCGCATCCGAACCTCGCACCCTACACAGGCTCGCCTAACATCCATCCTCGGCACTTTCGGCTAAGGTCCTCCTACGTTCACCCGGAATAA